A single genomic interval of Spirosoma linguale DSM 74 harbors:
- a CDS encoding transcriptional regulator, LacI family (PFAM: periplasmic binding protein/LacI transcriptional regulator; regulatory protein LacI~SMART: regulatory protein LacI~KEGG: dde:Dde_3654 LacI family transcription regulator), which produces MKEAITIKEIARRLKISPSSVSRALQDSPRIGQKTRKAVQDLAAQLRYTPSQTARNLRRGKTGVFAMVLPEIRENFFSEVVNGVEELAFLHQYSVALYQSHDLFEREQQILAMLTRTQVDGVMLSVAKESRQFDHVQDLIDRGIPVVLFDRIPPNIDTHQVGCDMEKGAMEATRWLAGRGFKRIALLNGPQPLVASEDRYRGYIKALLAENLPVENALVKRVDLSPEDTIQKMTQLLSAIHPPDAVLAFNDYVALDAMQACRKNGLCINTDISFVSFANLPLTAYMDHSPLASVEQHPYQIGRKAVDILLSVLDIGDVESGFHRIMLEPELVVRVVS; this is translated from the coding sequence ATGAAAGAAGCCATTACGATCAAGGAAATTGCCCGTCGATTAAAGATCTCCCCGTCCAGTGTGTCGCGGGCACTTCAGGATAGTCCGCGCATTGGGCAGAAGACGCGTAAGGCGGTGCAGGACCTGGCGGCCCAACTGCGCTATACGCCCAGCCAGACGGCCCGTAATCTGCGCCGGGGTAAAACCGGCGTGTTTGCGATGGTGCTGCCCGAAATCCGGGAAAACTTCTTTTCGGAAGTCGTCAATGGCGTTGAAGAACTGGCGTTTCTGCACCAGTATTCGGTGGCCTTGTATCAATCACACGATCTATTCGAACGGGAGCAGCAGATACTGGCCATGCTGACCCGGACTCAGGTCGACGGAGTGATGCTGTCGGTGGCCAAAGAGTCGCGGCAGTTCGACCATGTGCAGGACCTGATCGACCGCGGCATTCCGGTGGTGCTATTCGACCGGATTCCACCCAATATCGATACGCATCAGGTGGGCTGCGACATGGAGAAAGGCGCGATGGAAGCGACCCGGTGGCTGGCCGGGCGTGGGTTCAAACGAATAGCCCTGCTGAACGGCCCGCAGCCGCTGGTGGCCAGCGAAGATCGGTACAGAGGGTACATCAAGGCGTTACTAGCGGAGAACCTTCCGGTCGAAAATGCGCTGGTAAAACGGGTCGACCTGAGTCCGGAAGATACTATTCAGAAAATGACGCAGCTTCTAAGCGCCATCCACCCACCCGATGCTGTACTGGCTTTCAATGACTATGTGGCCCTGGATGCCATGCAGGCTTGCCGGAAAAATGGGTTGTGCATCAATACCGATATTTCGTTTGTGAGCTTCGCCAACCTTCCGCTAACGGCCTACATGGATCATTCGCCCCTGGCATCGGTCGAGCAGCATCCGTATCAGATTGGCCGCAAAGCCGTCGATATTTTACTATCCGTTCTCGATATCGGCGATGTGGAGTCCGGCTTTCATCGGATCATGCTCGAACCGGAACTGGTTGTCCGGGTGGTTTCGTAG
- a CDS encoding methylmalonyl-CoA mutase, large subunit (KEGG: dal:Dalk_0221 methylmalonyl-CoA mutase, large subunit~TIGRFAM: methylmalonyl-CoA mutase, large subunit~PFAM: methylmalonyl-CoA mutase; cobalamin B12- binding domain protein), which translates to MRPDFKTIQPSPAAGNALPDDQLSSVRSDRAFPTAEGIKLKPRFTVADLDEADHLNYAAGIPPFLRGPYASMYVRQPWTIRQYAGFSTAEASNAFYRRNLAAGQKGLSVAFDLATHRGYDSDHPRVVGDVGKAGVAIDSVEDMKILFDQIPLDQMSVSMTMNGAVLPIMAFFIVAAEEQGVSPEKLAGTIQNDILKEFMVRNTYIYPPEPSMRLVGDIFSYTAQHMPKFNSISISGYHMHEAGAPAQLELAYTLADGLEYIRTGLRAGMGIDDFAPRLSFFWGIGMNHFMEIAKLRAGRLLWAKIVKQFAPKNAKSLALRTHCQTSGYSLTEQDPFNNVARTTIEAMAAVLGGTQSLHTNSLDEAIALPTDFSARIARNTQLYLQHETDITRAVDPWGGSYYIEYLTKELVEKAWALIEEVEQLGGMTKAIETGLPKLRIEEAAARKQARIDSGKDIIVGVNRYKPSSETDIELLDIDNKAVRESQLNRLKDVRAKRDDQKVEQALNAITEAAMTPSQPSAETDGSRKNLLALAVEAARHRATLGEISDAMEKAFGRHKATIRAVSGIYSAEVSDDENFRIAREMSDKFAELDGRRPRILVAKMGQDGHDRGAKIIATSFADLGFDVDMGPLFQTPDEVARQAAENDVHIVGVSSLAAGHKTLVPQLIDELKKIGRDDIMVIAGGVIPAGDYQYLYDAGVKGVFGPGTVISVAAQKILDELMAE; encoded by the coding sequence ATGAGACCCGATTTCAAAACCATACAACCGTCCCCGGCGGCCGGTAATGCATTACCCGACGATCAACTCTCGTCCGTGCGTTCCGACCGCGCCTTCCCGACCGCCGAAGGCATCAAATTAAAGCCGCGCTTTACCGTTGCCGATCTTGACGAAGCAGATCACCTGAACTATGCCGCCGGCATTCCGCCGTTTCTGCGGGGTCCATACGCCAGCATGTACGTCCGTCAGCCCTGGACAATCCGCCAGTATGCCGGCTTCTCGACTGCCGAAGCCTCAAACGCTTTTTACCGGCGTAATCTGGCCGCCGGTCAGAAGGGTTTATCGGTAGCATTTGATTTGGCCACACACCGGGGTTATGACTCAGACCACCCGCGCGTGGTGGGCGACGTAGGCAAGGCCGGGGTCGCCATCGACTCGGTCGAGGATATGAAAATCCTGTTCGACCAGATTCCCCTCGATCAGATGTCGGTGTCGATGACCATGAACGGGGCTGTGCTGCCCATTATGGCCTTTTTTATCGTAGCCGCCGAAGAACAGGGCGTTTCACCGGAAAAACTGGCAGGTACCATCCAAAATGACATCCTGAAAGAGTTCATGGTGCGGAATACCTACATCTACCCACCGGAGCCGTCCATGCGCCTTGTGGGCGATATATTTTCGTACACGGCGCAGCACATGCCCAAGTTCAACTCTATCAGCATCAGCGGTTACCACATGCACGAGGCCGGAGCCCCGGCACAGCTTGAACTGGCCTACACCCTGGCCGATGGACTTGAATACATCCGAACGGGCCTGCGGGCGGGCATGGGCATCGACGATTTCGCTCCGCGCCTGTCGTTCTTCTGGGGTATTGGCATGAATCACTTCATGGAGATTGCCAAGCTCCGGGCGGGTCGATTACTCTGGGCCAAAATTGTAAAGCAGTTCGCCCCGAAAAACGCAAAGTCACTCGCCTTACGCACCCACTGCCAGACCTCAGGCTACAGCCTCACCGAGCAGGATCCATTCAACAATGTAGCCCGAACAACCATCGAAGCCATGGCTGCGGTGCTGGGCGGCACGCAGAGTCTGCATACCAACTCGCTTGACGAAGCCATTGCGCTGCCAACCGATTTTTCGGCTCGCATTGCCCGAAACACCCAGCTTTATTTACAGCACGAAACCGACATTACCCGCGCTGTCGACCCCTGGGGCGGATCGTATTATATCGAATACCTGACCAAAGAACTGGTCGAAAAAGCGTGGGCGCTTATTGAAGAAGTAGAACAACTGGGCGGCATGACCAAAGCCATTGAAACAGGTCTGCCCAAACTCCGGATTGAAGAAGCCGCAGCCCGAAAACAGGCCCGCATCGATTCCGGCAAAGACATAATTGTGGGTGTCAATCGGTACAAGCCTTCTTCGGAAACAGACATCGAATTACTCGACATCGATAACAAAGCGGTACGCGAAAGCCAGCTGAACCGACTCAAAGACGTTCGGGCGAAACGGGATGATCAGAAAGTGGAGCAGGCCCTAAATGCCATAACCGAAGCAGCTATGACCCCGTCCCAACCCTCCGCCGAGACTGATGGGAGCCGAAAAAATCTCCTGGCACTCGCCGTAGAAGCAGCCCGGCACCGCGCCACTCTTGGGGAAATTTCTGACGCTATGGAAAAGGCATTTGGCCGCCATAAGGCCACCATCCGAGCCGTATCCGGCATTTACTCGGCCGAAGTGTCGGACGATGAAAACTTCCGCATCGCCCGCGAAATGAGCGACAAATTTGCCGAACTCGACGGTCGACGCCCCCGGATTCTGGTCGCCAAGATGGGGCAGGACGGCCACGACCGGGGCGCCAAAATCATTGCCACCAGTTTCGCCGACCTTGGCTTCGACGTGGATATGGGGCCGCTGTTTCAAACGCCGGACGAAGTAGCCCGGCAGGCGGCCGAAAACGACGTGCATATTGTGGGCGTATCGAGTTTGGCCGCCGGGCATAAAACGCTGGTACCGCAACTCATCGATGAACTGAAAAAGATTGGCCGCGACGATATTATGGTCATTGCCGGGGGCGTCATTCCGGCGGGCGATTACCAGTATCTGTACGATGCGGGCGTTAAAGGCGTATTTGGGCCGGGTACGGTGATCTCGGTAGCGGCTCAGAAAATTCTTGACGAACTAATGGCAGAGTGA
- a CDS encoding Methylmalonyl-CoA mutase (PFAM: methylmalonyl-CoA mutase~KEGG: mxa:MXAN_2264 methylmalonyl-CoA mutase, beta subunit): MVSFFSTIFPSTSKSDWMAQVLKELKSTQNGDEAMDSLRWHSPEGFSLDPYFTADELTGTASAKTIQTAQKQQPGWLNAPERLVTGDKSDNEGLRNALAQGADALVLSMPAQSNWTTENLARLLNGIKLSDTPVFVRLPVEQTAHFIQALKTVAPYQLKGGLLADTGESTATVTRQTLDSPQFRTVCASGQAFHNAGATATQELAFTLASLIDTYDQLTDAGLTLEQLIPKTVVSMSVGTSFFLEIAKLRALRVLLNRLTAAYAASLTHTAFFVHGQTSTFYDAAATPNTNLLRATTEAMAAVIGGCDVLTVHPYDAVLGTSADSDLSTRMARNISLLLRDECYLDKVADPAAGSYYIEILTDKLVESAWTLFLAVEEKGGYAKALSSGFIQTELDKAYQEKVEAVQAGKVLVGVTKFRFDEPSSASYKPALAPETALPHRRLAQPFE; encoded by the coding sequence ATGGTGTCTTTTTTCTCAACGATATTCCCCTCCACCAGCAAATCAGACTGGATGGCGCAAGTGCTCAAAGAGCTTAAATCCACTCAAAATGGCGATGAGGCTATGGATAGTCTTCGCTGGCATAGCCCCGAGGGATTTAGCCTTGACCCTTACTTTACCGCCGACGAACTGACCGGAACGGCTTCGGCAAAAACGATACAGACAGCCCAAAAACAACAGCCAGGCTGGCTCAATGCCCCGGAAAGGCTGGTTACCGGCGACAAATCGGATAACGAGGGGCTGCGGAATGCCCTTGCCCAAGGGGCCGATGCACTTGTGCTGTCGATGCCCGCGCAAAGCAACTGGACAACCGAGAACCTTGCCCGTTTATTGAACGGCATCAAACTAAGCGATACGCCGGTTTTCGTCCGGCTACCTGTCGAACAGACTGCCCACTTCATACAGGCGCTCAAAACCGTAGCTCCTTATCAGCTTAAAGGTGGTCTGTTGGCCGACACTGGTGAGTCGACGGCAACCGTGACTCGTCAGACACTCGACTCGCCCCAGTTTCGTACTGTCTGCGCGAGTGGTCAGGCGTTTCATAATGCCGGAGCTACCGCCACGCAGGAGCTGGCCTTCACCCTGGCTTCACTAATCGATACCTACGATCAACTGACCGATGCCGGGCTGACCCTTGAGCAGCTTATCCCCAAAACGGTAGTGTCGATGTCGGTAGGTACCAGTTTTTTTCTGGAAATTGCTAAACTCCGGGCCCTGCGCGTGTTATTGAACCGCCTGACCGCAGCGTATGCAGCCTCCCTCACGCATACAGCGTTTTTCGTACACGGCCAGACATCGACGTTCTATGACGCTGCAGCCACGCCCAATACGAACCTGCTTCGAGCCACGACCGAGGCTATGGCCGCCGTTATTGGCGGGTGCGATGTACTGACCGTACACCCATACGATGCCGTTCTAGGCACTTCGGCCGACTCCGATCTATCGACCCGCATGGCCCGAAATATCTCACTTCTGCTGCGGGACGAATGTTATCTGGACAAAGTAGCCGACCCGGCAGCCGGTTCATACTACATAGAAATCCTGACCGATAAACTGGTCGAATCCGCCTGGACGCTTTTTCTGGCTGTCGAAGAAAAAGGCGGGTATGCCAAAGCCCTTTCCAGTGGATTCATACAGACTGAACTGGACAAAGCTTATCAGGAAAAAGTCGAAGCCGTACAGGCAGGCAAGGTACTGGTGGGGGTTACGAAGTTTCGCTTCGACGAACCCAGCTCTGCGTCCTATAAACCTGCACTAGCTCCTGAAACAGCATTGCCACACCGTCGATTAGCTCAACCGTTTGAATAA